Proteins co-encoded in one Nicotiana sylvestris chromosome 7, ASM39365v2, whole genome shotgun sequence genomic window:
- the LOC104236134 gene encoding protein trichome birefringence-like 14, whose amino-acid sequence MKGGLKVPRISLILIGLVCATVITLAYVKSPFLSSWASSQDRVFQISPDYKVKDEEVLRERNRLGKSEESVNFEPTISNSSTKGSSTKDKVTEELITNTEIEGSAGIPPSFPQKGDLKGALEEKSSSRKQENEVAGPVNSADSPIKNLTSASKDHGCNFAKGRWVTDDSRPLYSGFGCKQWLSSMWACRLTQRMDFEYEKLRWRPRDCAMEEFTGANFLKRMENKTLAFIGDSLGRQQFQSLMCMITGGEDRPDVLDVGREYGLVKARGAKRPDGWAYRFPSTQTTILYYWSASLCNLTPISASNPATDYAMHLDRPPAFLSRFLPKFDVLVLNTGHHWNRGKLNANRWVMHVGGVPNTNRKIADIAGAKNFTIHSIINWVNSQLPKYPGLKVFYRSISPRHFFNGDWNTGGTCDNTTPRAGGKEVLQDESSDSTAARAVKGTAVKLLDITAVSELRDEGHISRYSIKATPGMQDCLHWCLPGVPDTWNEILFAQL is encoded by the exons ATGAAGGGAGGTTTAAAGGTGCCACGGATCTCTCTCATCCTTATTGGATTAGTTTGCGCCACTGTTATTACTTTGGCATACGTGAAAAGCCCGTTCCTATCTTCTTGGGCATCATCTCAAGATCGTGTCTTCCAGATTTCTCCAG ATTATAAAGTGAAAGATGAAGAAGTTTTAAGAGAACGAAATAGATTAGGGAAATCAGAAGAAAGCGTGAACTTTGAACCCACCATTTCAAATTCATCTACTAAGGGGTCTTCGACAAAGGATAAGGTGACTGAAGAACTGATTACTAATACTGAGATAGAAG GAAGTGCGGGTATTCCTCCCAGCTTTCCCCAAAAAGGAGATTTAAAAGGAGCTTTGGAAGAAAAAAGTAGttcaagaaaacaagaaaatgAAGTTGCTGGTCCAGTGAATTCTGCAGACAGCCCTATAAAAAATTTGACATCTGCCTCAAAAGATCATG GTTGTAACTTTGCTAAAGGTAGATGGGTCACAGATGATAGTAGGCCTCTATATTCTGGATTTGGCTGCAAGCAATGGTTGTCATCCATGTGGGCGTGCCGCTTGACACAGCGTATGGATTTTGAATACGAGAAACTACGTTGGAGACCAAGAGATTGCGCGATGGAAGAGTTTACAGGTGCTAACTTCCTGAAAAG GATGGAAAACAAAACTCTGGCTTTTATTGGGGATTCCCTCGGTAGACAGCAATTTCAGTCACTTATGTGTATGATTACTGGTGGTGAAGACAGACCTGATGTTCTCGACGTGGGACGTGAATATGGTCTTGTAAAGGCTCGTGGTGCTAAACGACCTGATGGATGGGCTTATCGATTTCCGAGTACCCAAACAACTATTCTTTACTATTGGTCTGCTAGTCTGTGTAACTTAACACCCATTAGTGCTTCTAACCCTGCTACTGATTACGCCATGCACCTGGATCGTCCGCCAGCATTTTTGAGTCGTTTCCTACCCAAATTTGATGTCCTTGTGCTAAACACAGGACACCATTGGAATAGAGGAAAGCTTAATGCCAACCGGTGGGTCATGCATGTTGGTGGCGTTCCTAACACGAACAGGAAAATTGCTGATATCGCTGGTGCCAAGAATTTTACAATTCACAGTATCATTAATTGGGTAAATTCCCAGCTGCCAAAATACCCTGGTCTTAAAGTATTTTACCGGTCTATATCGCCCAGGCATTTCTTTAATGGAGATTGGAACACTGGAGGCACTTGTGATAACACTACTCCGCGTGCTGGTGGAAAGGAGGTTCTACAAGATGAATCCAGTGATTCTACTGCAGCAAGGGCAGTAAAAGGAACAGCTGTAAAGCTTTTGGATATCACAGCTGTATCTGAGCTGAGAGATGAGGGTCATATATCTCGATACAGCATCAAAGCAACACCTGGGATGCAGGATTGCTTGCATTGGTGCTTGCCTGGTGTTCCTGATACATGGAATGAAATTCTTTTTGCTCAACTTTAA